A segment of the Populus alba chromosome 9, ASM523922v2, whole genome shotgun sequence genome:
ATTTTCTGAAGGAAGGATTTGAGAAGTGTCCCTATAAACACACTTTGTTCATCAAGAAAGCATCAAACGGTACCTTCTTATTGCTTGTATGTCTGTATGTAGATGACCTCATCTTTACTGGAAATGATGAAACATTGTTCATCTCCTTCAAATGTTCCATGCTGAAGGAATTTGATATGACAGATCTGGGCAGAATGCGGTATTTTCTTGGTTTAGAAATACTGCAACGAGCTGATGGTATTTTCATTTGTCAAAGGAAATATGCTCAGGAGGTGTTGGAATGATTTAATATGGCTGGGTGCAATGTTGTATCTAATCCTATAGTTCCAGGATTCAAGCTAGTTACAAATTCTAGGGGCATGACAATCAACAGCACTCAGTACATGCAAATGATAGGTAGTCTGATGTATTTAACATCCACTAGACCTGACATTATGTTTGTTGTGAATCTGCTCAGTCGAAATCTAGCACATCCTACAGAAATCCATCTTCAAGCAGTCAAGAGAGTACTTCGTTATATCAAGGGGACTCTCGCATATGGCATCCTTTATAAATCAAGTGGCAATACAGAACTACTTGCCTACACCGACAGCGATTACGCAGGAGATTTGGAGGACAGAAAAAGCACATCAGGTTTCCTATTTGTATTAAGTTCTGGAGCTGTATCTTGGTCATCAAAGAAACAACCTGTTGTCACACTCTCCACCACTGAAGCCGAGTTCATTGTTGCTGCCTCTTGTGCTTGTCAGGCTGTGTGGTTGAGAAGAATGTTGGAAAAACTCAATCATACCTCTGCTGGAACTACGATAGTATACTGTGATAATAGTTCTACTATTAAACTCTCCAAAAATCCAGTCATGCATGGTAGAAGCAAGCATATTGATGTTCGCTTCCACTTTCTTCGTGACTTAATTCGTGATAAAGTGGTAACTCTGCTGCATTGTCGCTCTCAAGATCAATTAGCTGATATCATAACCAAACCATTGCCACGAATTGTTTTTGAGAGGCTGCGCATGTTGATGGGTGTCTGTGAAGATCCAGAAGTAAACTGAAATTGATATCTTAAGTTTAAGGGAAGGAATGTTAACAAAACGTAGCTGATGACTCAGCATTAGCTGCCGACTCATCATTTCTGTTTTCTATTTTCGTTAGTTTGTTAGCCAACAGTTTCCTAGTCTGTTATTCGGTTATTCTGTTATAACCATCACTTGCTGCATGGCTATATATAGTcatgagaataataataaacgTAAGACTTTTGGCTTCTGAAAACTGTagttttacaattttatttttattttttatataaaaatttattttacagtaattttaatcaaatatatatattttaaaattataattgcaaAAACTACACCTGTGTAAAATGTACTCTTAGATACCACAAACACAATTTTTCAgtcccaatatatatatatatattacatctTGAGACGATGCTAGAAAAGTGTTAATCCTAAGATTTTTATATCTTGACTTTTTACCATTTTACAGCtgaactatttttatttttacttttacttttacttttacttttactttttacAGCTCTAAGGGTCAATTTTTAACTCTTATTAACTGTGAATTAATTGCTCCCAtctaataaaactaaatttgaaaaaaaaaatcacattggAGAAAATAGCATTGGAATAGTAATCTCATCAATCAGCAACACTCCAccgatttaaaaataattaaaaacgaCCCTTATATCTCCTTGGCATGGATACGAttcgaataaaataaaaaaatatctcctaaaaaaagataaagataataaaataaaataaaaacgacCTCGTTTTATCTCAGCCACCTTTGACAAATAAACAACAATCATACGAGGACAAACAGTCAAACAGAATCACATCTCCATCTCCTCCAATTCCAAAAGAAAATGGAGTCCATCTTGCGATCCTTAACGGGTCAAGACCCGAACCCGGATGATTACAGAAACATCGAGTTCTGGTCAGACCCGGAACGGTCCGGTTGGCTAACAAAGCAAGGAGACTACATAAAAACCTGGCGACGTCGCTGGTTCGTTCTCAAACAAGGGAAACTTCTCTGGTTCAAGGAGAGAAGCGTGACGCGAGGGTCAATTCCACGCGGGGTGGTCCCAGTGGGCAAGTGCTTGACCGTGAAAGGTGCAGAGGATGTGCTTAACAAACCTTATGCTTTTGAGCTTTCAACGAGCCAAGAAACAATGTATTTTATAGCAGATTcggagaaagagaaagaggagtgGATCAATTCGATTGGGAGGTCAATTGTTCAACACTCACGGTCTGTTACTGATTCTGAGATTGTTGATTATGACAGCACTCGCTGATCAACCTGTTTTTCttgtatcaattaaaaaaaaaaaaggtaactaaatactatgtttgtttttgttgctcCTGCTGTTGTGTATGTAATGATGAATCTTGTGCTTTTCTTATAGTTTAATCTGAGTGTTTGTTCGTTTAATTTTTGgagattttgatgttttgtaatTGAATCTGCTTGCTTATTTTGTGATTTAACTTTGTTGCTTGATTGCAATAATCAGGTGGATAGTTGACTGTTAGAAAACTCAGTTCGAAGGAATTTACATTTGGGGTTTTGATAAATGTTTtattcttcttgattttttaatattcgtGCTTGATTGAGAATGAAGGGTTGTGGAATCTGTTCATTCATTAAAAAGAGCCCGCATTTCCAGTTACTTTACGGGAAAGcaatagatttttctttttgtgttggGGATTTTGTGAAGGGATTTGGTATATTGTTATTATACACATTAAGGCTGTAGGGCTTTAGCGAGATTTCGGTTTAAAATCAGAAGAAATGAAATAGATTACAAGAGATTGGAGTTTGGTTCCTGTCAAATTATATGTTTTGGCCAAGTAGGTCAGATTATGCAGATTGATGATGAACTTCTTAGTTCTTCAAAACGCAGTTGGATACTTCAGTCCATTAATATTACTGGTTCAGTTAGATCCTTGAAATTCTTTGTGTAGTTGTCATGGGGATCAGGTGGGAATTCAGCTTCTTGGGAAGGGTTTAGGAAACTGTGTTCGTTCGAAACACTAAGCTTTAGGTGAACAAATCTGATATTTAAAACATATGCTTTAGCTCTGGTATGTTTTACATCTAAACTCATCCACCTGCATACTCTGATGTGTTCTTCTCGCCTTAGCTCAGACCTTAGCAGCAAGAACAACCCCAACTCTCAAGCACaacagttt
Coding sequences within it:
- the LOC118035211 gene encoding pleckstrin homology domain-containing protein 1; amino-acid sequence: MESILRSLTGQDPNPDDYRNIEFWSDPERSGWLTKQGDYIKTWRRRWFVLKQGKLLWFKERSVTRGSIPRGVVPVGKCLTVKGAEDVLNKPYAFELSTSQETMYFIADSEKEKEEWINSIGRSIVQHSRSVTDSEIVDYDSTR